Proteins encoded together in one Chelonoidis abingdonii isolate Lonesome George chromosome 1, CheloAbing_2.0, whole genome shotgun sequence window:
- the TOB2 gene encoding protein Tob2 has protein sequence MHLEIKVALNFIISYLYNKLPRRRADLFGEELERLLKKKYEGHWYPEKPLKGSGYRCVHIGETVDPVVELAAKRSGLAVEDVRANVPEELSVWIDPSEVSYQIGEKGSVKVLYLDDSEGCSAAELDKEIKSSFNPDAQVFVPIGSQDNSLSNSPSPSFGQSPSPTFIPRSAQPITFTTATFAATKFGSTKMKKGGGGGAGAQQQQQRMARSPTNSLLKHKGLSLSMHSLNFIGGGGSQAPQSQLSPNAKEFVYNGGSSGASGLFFEGVTNENQGGSIPPDSQFSTSTSGGSGFDMAQVFSSSSNSLFLEKSPFVEGLSYNLNAMQYPSQSFQPVVLAN, from the coding sequence ATGCATCTGGAGATCAAAGTTGCTCTGAACTTCATCATCTCGTACCTGTATAACAAGCTTCCCCGGAGGCGGGCAGACCTGTTTGGTGAAGAGCTAGAACGCCTGCTGAAGAAGAAATATGAGGGCCACTGGTACCCGGAAAAGCCTCTGAAGGGTTCTGGCTATCGCTGCGTCCACATCGGGGAAACGGTGGATCCGGTGGTGGAACTGGCGGCCAAACGGAGTGGGCTGGCCGTAGAGGATGTGCGAGCCAATGTGCCTGAAGAACTGAGCGTCTGGATTGATCCTTCTGAGGTCTCCTACCAAATTGGCGAGAAAGGGTCTGTCAAGGTCCTGTATCTGGATGACAGTGAGGGCTGCAGTGCAGCTGAGCTGGATAAGGAGATCAAGAGCAGCTTCAACCCTGATGCCCAGGTGTTTGTCCCCATTGGTAGCCAGGACAACTCCTTGTCCAACTCACCATCACCATCTTTTGGCCAGTCACCCAGCCCCACCTTCATCCCCCGCTCTGCGCAGCCCATCACCTTTACCACTGCCACATTTGCTGCCACAAAGTTTGGCTCCACCAAGATGaagaagggtgggggtgggggagcaggagctcaacagcagcagcaaaggatgGCCAGGTCACCCACCAACAGCCTGCTGAAGCACAAGGGCCTCTCCCTCTCTATGCATTCTCTGAACTTCATTGGGGGCGGAGGGAGTCAAGCTCCTCAGTCACAGCTCTCCCCCAATGCCAAGGAGTTTGTTTACAATGGCGGATCGTCTGGAGCCAGCGGCctcttctttgagggtgtcacCAATGAGAATCAGGGCGGCAGCATCCCGCCGGATTCCCAGTTCAGCACTAGCACCAGCGGCGGCAGTGGCTTTGACATGGctcaggtcttcagcagcagcagcaacagcctcTTTCTGGAGAAGTCTCCCTTTGTGGAAGGACTCAGCTACAACCTGAATGCCATGCAGTATCCCAGCCAGTCTTTCCAGCCTGTTGTCCTGGCCAACTGA